In a single window of the Fibrobacterota bacterium genome:
- the dnaN gene encoding DNA polymerase III subunit beta — protein MKFEASKPVFLDALQMAANASPTKTTLQILYNLLLKLEGNTLEIRATDLDMTIVLRLQVEGHEDGDIVINSKKLLEVVKELPDFPVLISVDDYLVTIKSESGFQCNLTGFDASEYPALPDLGSSKTFQVPLKDLRFLAEKTAFAVSSDYSRMSLTGVFCEFKLDALQMVATDGHRLGKAFTAAPGVHVQPGVILPPKALTQVLRMSEDAEQQIQVDIGPANARFSTDTIVVFTKLIEGPYPNYENVIPKDFSKKMKANREHLASVIRRVATMANAKTRLVVFGFQDRQLALSAKNQDLGGDSEEALPAEYSGDPVEVGINANYVLEVFRLIQTEEVLFKFNNPLGAIIVEPVMENPNYFFIVMPLRILKEGQ, from the coding sequence ATGAAGTTCGAAGCCAGCAAACCGGTGTTCCTCGACGCCTTGCAGATGGCCGCCAATGCCTCCCCGACCAAGACCACTTTGCAAATCCTCTACAACCTGTTGCTGAAGCTCGAGGGCAATACCCTGGAGATCCGCGCCACCGATCTGGACATGACCATCGTGTTGCGCCTGCAAGTAGAGGGCCATGAGGATGGCGACATCGTCATCAACTCCAAGAAGCTGCTCGAGGTGGTGAAGGAACTTCCCGATTTCCCCGTCCTCATTTCCGTGGACGATTATCTCGTGACCATCAAGTCCGAGTCGGGCTTCCAGTGCAACCTCACCGGCTTCGACGCCAGCGAATATCCCGCCCTTCCCGATCTGGGATCGTCGAAAACCTTCCAGGTGCCGCTCAAGGATCTCCGCTTCCTCGCGGAGAAAACCGCCTTCGCCGTCTCCAGCGATTACAGCCGCATGAGCCTCACCGGCGTGTTCTGCGAATTCAAGTTGGACGCCTTGCAGATGGTGGCCACCGATGGGCATCGGCTGGGGAAGGCCTTCACCGCCGCGCCCGGCGTGCACGTGCAACCGGGTGTGATCCTGCCTCCCAAGGCGCTGACGCAAGTGCTGCGCATGTCCGAAGACGCCGAGCAGCAGATCCAAGTCGACATCGGCCCGGCCAACGCCCGCTTCTCCACCGACACCATCGTCGTCTTCACCAAGCTCATCGAAGGGCCCTATCCCAACTACGAGAACGTGATCCCGAAAGACTTCTCCAAGAAGATGAAGGCGAACCGCGAGCATCTCGCCTCGGTGATCCGGCGCGTGGCGACCATGGCCAACGCCAAGACGCGATTAGTGGTGTTCGGGTTCCAGGATCGCCAACTTGCTTTGTCGGCGAAGAACCAGGATTTGGGCGGGGACTCGGAGGAAGCGCTCCCGGCCGAATACAGCGGCGATCCGGTGGAAGTGGGCATCAACGCCAACTACGTTCTGGAGGTTTTCCGGCTGATCCAGACGGAAGAGGTCCTTT